From Rutidosis leptorrhynchoides isolate AG116_Rl617_1_P2 chromosome 3, CSIRO_AGI_Rlap_v1, whole genome shotgun sequence, a single genomic window includes:
- the LOC139897452 gene encoding protein STRICTOSIDINE SYNTHASE-LIKE 3-like, which yields MNFAGIFAGISLVVAVYCGLDPFRHSAIAEFPEFESLIVEMPKWSDIPKDRDTENLLQKSEIKFMNEIQGPESLAFDPLGRGPYTGVADGRIMFWNGNEWTGFAYTSSNRSEICDPKPTIFGYLNTEHICGRPLGLRFDKRTGDLYIADAYLGLLKVGPQGGLATPIATEAERVPLRFTNDLDIDDEGNIYFTDSSTKYQRRNYLHLVFSADDSGRVLKYDPITKKATVLVRNLQFPNGVSLSKDKSFFVFAEGCKGRLMKYWLKGYKAGTIEVMAILPGHPDNVRTNENGEFWVAMNSRRSLYTHICALYTNLRTFLLKLPIPIKFHFLLSVSGRLHAVIVKYSPDGKILKILEDTQGKVVRAVSEVEEKDGKLWMGSVLSSFIAVYHLD from the exons ATGAACTTCGCCGGAATTTTTGCCGGGATATCTCTGGTAGTAGCGGTTTACTGTGGACTAGACCCGTTCCGGCACAGTGCCATAGCTGAATTCCCGGAATTTGAGTCGTTGATAGTTGAAATGCCTAAGTGGTCTGATATTCCGAAAGATAGAGATACTGAAAATTTGCTACAAAAATcagaaattaagtttatgaatgaaATTCAAGGACCCGAGAGTTTAGCTTTTGATCCGTTAGGGCGTGGTCCGTACACCGGTGTTGCTGATGGAAGGATTATGTTTTGGAATGGAAATGAGTGGACTGGTTTTGCTTATACTTCTTCTAATCG GTCAGAGATATGTGACCCAAAACCAACAATCTTTGGTTACTTAAACACAGAGCATATATGTGGGCGACCATTGGGATTGCGGTTTGACAAGAGAACAGGTGATTTGTATATTGCAGATGCATATCTCGGGTTGTTAAAGGTGGGACCCCAGGGCGGGTTAGCCACACCAATAGCAACTGAAGCTGAAAGAGTTCCTTTAAGGTTCACCAATGATTTAGACATTGATGATGAAGGTAACATTTACTTCACAGATAGCAGCACAAAATATCAGCGGAG GAACTATCTTCATTTAGTCTTCTCGGCAGACGACAGTGGTAGAGTTTTGAAATATGATCCCATTACAAAAAAAGCAACTGTTCTTGTACGCAACCTCCAGTTCCCTAATGGTGTCTCCCTAAGCAAGGATAAATCATTCTTCGTTTTTGCTGAGGGGTGCAAAGGGAG GTTAATGAAGTACTGGTTAAAGGGGTATAAAGCAGGGACAATCGAAGTGATGGCCATTTTACCTGGACACCCAGACAATGTGAGAACAAATGAAAATGGTGAATTTTGGGTGGCAATGAATTCTCGCCGGTCCTTGTATACTCACATATGCGCTCTATACACAAATTTAAGAACCTTTTTGCTAAAACTTCCAATTCCCATAAAGTTTCATTTCCTACTAAGCGTTAGTGGTCGACTTCATGCTGTGATTGTAAAGTACAGCCCTGATGGTAAGATCCTAAAGATATTGGAAGATACACAAGGTAAAGTTGTAAGGGCCGTTAGTGAAGTTGAGGAGAAGGACGGAAAACTATGGATGGGGAGTGTTTTGAGTTCGTTTATCGCTGTTTACCATTTGGATTGA
- the LOC139897453 gene encoding protein STRICTOSIDINE SYNTHASE-LIKE 3-like translates to MNVARILAGIFLIMAVYCRLDPFRHSPIAEFPDFESVIVEMPNWSDIPKDRDTENLLQKSEIKFMNEIQGPESLAFDPLGRGPYTGVADGRIMFWNGDKWTDFAYTSSNRSEICDPKPTIFGYLNTEHICGRPLGLRFDKRTGDLYIADAYLGLLKVGPEGGLATPIVTEAEGVPLRFSNDLDIDDEGNIYFTDSSTKYQRRNFVHLIFSADDSGRVLKYDPITKKATVLVRNLQFPNGVSLSKDKSFFVFVEGCKGRLMKYWLKGDKTGTTEVMAILPAFPDNVRTNENGEFWVAMNSRRSFYTYICAQYPKFRTFILKLPIPIKFHFLLSSGGPLIVKYNSDGKILKILEDIQGKVVRAVSEVEEKEGQLWLGSVLMSFIAVYHLD, encoded by the exons ATGAACGTCGCCAGAATTTTGGCCGGAATATTTCTGATAATGGCGGTTTACTGCAGACTAGACCCGTTCCGGCACAGTCCAATAGCCGAGTTCCCGGATTTTGAGTCGGTGATAGTTGAAATGCCGAATTGGTCTGATATTCCGAAAGATAGAGATACTGAAAATTTGTTACAGAAATCGGAAATTAAGTTCATGAATGAAATTCAAGGACCAGAGAGTTTAGCTTTTGATCCGTTAGGGCGTGGTCCGTACACCGGTGTTGCTGATGGAAGGATTATGTTTTGGAATGGAGATAAGTGGACTGATTTTGCTTATACTTCTTCTAATCG GTCCGAGATATGTGACCCAAAACCAACAATCTTTGGCTACTTAAACACAGAGCATATATGTGGACGACCATTGGGATTGCGGTTTGACAAAAGAACAGGTGATCTGTATATTGCAGATGCGTATCTCGGGTTATTAAAGGTGGGACCCGAGGGTGGATTAGCCACACCTATAGTAACTGAAGCTGAAGGAGTTCCTTTAAGGTTCTCCAATGATTTAGACATTGATGATGAGGGAAACATTTACTTCACTGACAGCAGTACAAAGTATCAGCGGAG GAACTTCGTCCATTTAATCTTCTCGGCAGACGACAGTGGTAGAGTTTTAAAATATGATCCCATCACAAAAAAAGCAACTGTTCTTGTACGCAACCTCCAGTTCCCTAATGGTGTTTCCCTAAGCAAGGATAAATCATTCTTCGTTTTTGTCGAGGGGTGCAAAGGGAG GTTAATGAAGTATTGGTTAAAGGGGGATAAAACGGGGACAACTGAAGTGATGGCCATTTTACCTGCATTCCCAGACAATGTGAGAACAAATGAAAATGGTGAATTTTGGGTGGCAATGAATTCTCGCCGGTCCTTTTATACTTACATATGTGCTCAATACCCAAAATTTAGAACATTTATTCTGAAACTTCCAATACCTATTAAGTTTCATTTCCTACTAAGCAGTGGTGGTCCCTTGATTGTAAAGTATAACTCTGATGGTAAGATCTTAAAGATATTGGAAGATATACAAGGTAAAGTTGTAAGGGCCGTTAGTGAAGTTGAAGAGAAGGAAGGACAATTATGGTTGGGGAGTGTTTTGATGTCGTTTATCGCTGTTTACCATTTGGATTGA